One part of the Sciurus carolinensis chromosome 4, mSciCar1.2, whole genome shotgun sequence genome encodes these proteins:
- the LOC124983622 gene encoding LOW QUALITY PROTEIN: mitochondrial import inner membrane translocase subunit Tim17-A-like (The sequence of the model RefSeq protein was modified relative to this genomic sequence to represent the inferred CDS: inserted 1 base in 1 codon) gives MEEYAREPCPWRIVDDCGGAFTMGTIGDGIFQAIKGFRNSPVGVNHRLRGSLTAIKTRAPQLGGSFAVWGGLFSMIDCSMVQVRGKEDPWNSITSGALTGAILAARNGPVXMVGSAAMGGILLALIEGAGVLLTRFASTQFPNGPQFAEDPSQLPSTQSPSSPFGDYQQYQ, from the exons ATGGAGGAGTATGCGAGAGAGCCTTGCCCCTGGCGAATTGTGGATGACTGTGGTGGGGCCTTTACCATGGGTACCATTGGTGATGGTATCTTTCAAGCAATCAAAGGTTTTCGAAATTCTCCAGTGGGAGTAAACCACAGGCTACGAGGGAGTTTGACAGCTATTAAAACCAGGGCTCCACAGTTGGGAGGTAGCTTTGCAGTTTGGGGAGGCCTGTTTTCCATGATTGACTGTAGTATGGTTCAAGTCAGAGGAAAAGAAGATCCCTGGAACTCCATCACTAGTGGTGCCTTAACAGGAGCCATACTGGCAGCAAGAAACGGACCAG GCATGGTTGGGTCAGCTGCAATGGGTGGCATTCTCCTAGCTTTAATTGAAGGAGCTGGTGTCTTGTTGACAAGATTTGCCTCTACGCAGTTTCCCAATGGTCCTCAGTTTGCTGAAGACCCCTCCCAGTTGCCTTCCACCCAGTCACCATCCTCACCTTTTGGAGACTATCAACAATATCAGTAG